From Oncorhynchus mykiss isolate Arlee chromosome 6, USDA_OmykA_1.1, whole genome shotgun sequence, the proteins below share one genomic window:
- the LOC110527026 gene encoding troponin I, fast skeletal muscle-like: protein MSDKKMTTSRRNYLKSLMLQIAAGLLEAEAVEAEAEKARYMKENCPAPEFLVCMAELTDLCKKLHQKIERVDEERYDMSTKVTKSEKEVEDLKMKVVELNGKFRKPVLKKVRMSADAMLQALLGSKHKVSMDLRSNLKQVKKEVKEEDKDAVGDWRKNIEDKSDRKKMFETAKE, encoded by the exons ATGTCTGA TAAAAAGATGACAACGAGCCGTAGGAACTACCTGAAG AGCTTGATGCTCCAGATCGCTGCCGGCTTGCTCGAGGCTGAGGCGGTCGAGGCTGAGGCAGAGAAGGCCAGGTACATGAAGGAGAACTGCCCTGCCCCAGAATTCTTGGTATGCATGGCAGAGCTCACG GACTTGTGCAAGAAGCTCCATCAGAAGATCGAGAGGGTTGACGAGGAGAGATACGACATGTCAACCAAGGTGACCAAGTCCgagaaggag GTTGAGGACTTGAAGATGAAGGTAGTTGAACTGAATGGAAAGTTCAGGAAGCCCGTCCTGAAGAAAGTCCGCATGTCTGCTGATGCTATGCTCCAGGCTCTGCTGGGCTCCAAACACAAGGTGTCCATGGATCTGAGGTCCAACCTGAAGCAAGTCAAGAAGGAGGTCAAGGAAGAG GACAAAGATGCTGTGGGTGACTGGCGTAAGAACATCGAAGACAAATCAGACAGAAAGAAGATGTTTGAGACTGCTAAGGAGTAG